Proteins encoded by one window of Lasioglossum baleicum chromosome 4, iyLasBale1, whole genome shotgun sequence:
- the LOC143207672 gene encoding uncharacterized protein LOC143207672 isoform X2 yields the protein MSRSHHRLQTFVKISESARIMSEHDDTLLDEDLGDEEYDLGNDEEEALLADDYELERQNSYKGEEETDDVLDLGVTDALDDDLDGEDENIELNRSNDNDFYEDGNQLEVPSKYYEQDDIDNYKNEQSRQKDERSANDNVNASSNIGKGDLREKLQKNAKIYAAATGQGMEDDECEEAKERRNRFQNERTIVSPKMNSNIPDSLENVVTSEPSKLMIYRGRGRGRSARGSRGGRFNIQNSGNFNPRFNNARNMNFDGQTPAACRPPLLEARPPFLLGVPNNVQNQQIIYQQPNSQVQPFQHYSPNGSLQGPTHFVDSRPQFNPNQFQGQVVPRIIGPRLDYGPRGNLPGSLQGPPYSHNHNHNHPPSQSSYGQIQPGPFQNSNVHGVQDNQTRLMQNNQGPLLQGNPGGSLLGNLNPLVASSVASAPAALLQGNQALPLQGFPRQPSQGPPMNHPNVQASNQPPFENRPTFQEAQFENRPVYDSRSGYSDQVPTSQFNTNSLTVPQQSSSNVPNVPLPPGHKILINPHFRGAVQSTNDARLVWDSAQQQTPLSSQIPSSHFPQSVSSYQSQNPYGQTQQQGPPHYQQNYQQNKSDDPYAYFSDVWQENKSQKSQSGGTVGKQYSAESNYTRDGGYEAVSKYKSGHWDPKNSYQEDHRGAHQNYRDRDLQSKPRSDYIPKSRPPSSNTYRESYDQNHAQQKSPGNRLPNALVKSRLPQKRISEPVDRPLRDLSPKRMKANNRNLQEVRTVDTLSATSTEKKDEENDPEMEEYRKKMEEQKRLREKILREKENRRKMAAMEKQSEEAKTESNASNESARDTKPMSVLMGVVKDASTNKGHIGIGRGRGRPINTQATEAAVEKPSCIRIVRTIQTAQPNESVDSAKDNNSGHTIVQANDSTKVLSMQSGTRRVVIQKSLSNTHKIATTIQKTVSNLQKGQVVLQNKIISPMQATTQKAGQSQSDPSKKLIMVGQRIGNNPQRIFKQKPTISLQKTIVSVQEATNVNAQKIVANTQNNQRIVLQKTLAQQKKLSEIKTNTVKVENLAASTSEAQIRRMCQGIGTIESIHMGERSATIVFKTQSAAMVFHKKYQRKMIDLSLITVCLVPQSSGTKTTAAVVKVS from the exons ATGTCTCGTAGTCATCACAGACTGCAGACTTtcgttaaaatatcggaaagtGCACGTATAATGTCGGAACA CGACGATACTTTACTGGATGAAGACCTTGGAGACGAAGAATATGATCTTGGAAACGACGAGGAAGAGGCTCTTTTAGCGGATGATTATGAATTGGAGAGG CAGAATAGCTATAAGGGAGAAGAGGAGACAGATGATGTACTGGACTTAGGAGTTACCGACGCACTCGACGACGACTTAGATGGTGAAGATGAAAATATAGAATTGAATAGAAGTAATGACAATGATTTTTACGAAGATGGAAATCAACTAGAAGTTCCGTCGAAGTATTACGAGCAAGATGACATCGACAACTACAAAAATGAACAATCGCGTCAGAAAGATGAACGTTCGGCGAACGATAATGTTAATGCTTCTTCGAACATCGGCAAAGGAGATTTGCGAGAGAAGCTGCAGAAAAATGCAAAGATCTATGCAGCAGCGACTGGACAAGGCATGGAAGACGATGAATGCGAAGAGGCCAAGGAAAGGAGGAACAGGTTTCAAAACGAGAGAACTATAGTTTCACCGAAAATGAATAGCAATATTCCGGACAGTTTGGAGAACGTTGTAACATCTGAACCATCGAAGTTGATGATCTACAGAGGCCGCGGAAGAGGTCGAAGCGCAAGAGGAAGCCGCGGAGGAAGATTTAATATACAGAATTCTGGAAACTTTAATCCAAG ATTTAACAACGCGCGCAATATGAATTTCGACGGTCAAACACCAGCAGCGTGCAGACCACCGTTACTCGAAGCCAGGCCACCGTTTCTTCTTGGAGTACCGAACAACGTACAAAATCAGCAGATCATTTATCAACAACCAAACTCTCAAGTACAACCCTTCCAGCATTATTCTCCGAACGGTTCGCTTCAAGGTCCTACACATTTCGTAGATAGTAGGCCGCAATTCAATCCTAATCAATTTCAAGGTCAAGTTGTCCCACGAATCATTGGCCCGAGATTAGATTACGGGCCACGAGGTAACTTGCCGGGGTCGCTGCAAGGACCACCTTACAGCCACAACCACAACCATAATCATCCGCCGAGTCAATCGTCGTACGGTCAAATTCAACCAGGACCCTTTCAGAACTCGAACGTCCACGGCGTACAAGACAATCAAACTCGTCTGATGCAGAATAATCAAGGTCCCTTGTTGCAAGGAAATCCAGGAGGATCGTTACTTGGAAACCTGAATCCGTTGGTCGCTTCATCCGTCGCTTCAGCGCCTGCCGCGTTGTTACAAGGAAACCAGGCGTTGCCGCTGCAAGGATTTCCACGACAACCTTCCCAAGGGCCGCCTATGAATCATCCCAACGTACAAGCATCGAATCAGCCGCCTTTCGAGAATAGACCAACTTTTCAAGAGGCTCAGTTTGAGAATCGACCGGTTTACGATTCGCGGTCTGGTTATTCCGATCAAGTACCTACCAGCCAATTTAATACTAATTCGTTGACGGTACCGCAACAGTCCTCCTCCAATGTACCCAATGTACCTTTACCTCCAGGCCACAAGATTTTAATCAATCCTCACTTTCGGGGCGCTGTTCAATCGACCAACGACG CAAGGCTGGTATGGGATTCCGCTCAACAACAAACACCTTTATCGTCGCAAATTCCTAGCAGTCACTTTCCACAATCCGTATCGTCTTATCAAAGTCAAAATCCCTATGGTCAGACGCAGCAACAAGGACCTCCGCACTACCAACAGAATTATCAACAAAACAAAAGCGAC GATCCTTATGCGTACTTCTCGGACGTGTGGCAAGAGAACAAGTCTCAGAAGAGTCAGAGTGGAGGAACTGTCGGTAAACAATATTCCGCCGAAAGTAATTACACACGAGATGGTGGCTACGAGGCTGTCTCCAAGTATAAGTCGGGTCACTGGGATCCGAAAAACAGTTACCAAGAA GATCATAGAGGAGCCCACCAGAATTATCGGGACAGAGATTTGCAATCGAAACCTAGAAGCGATTATATTCCAAAGAGTAGGCCACCCTCCTCGAATACGTACCGCGAGAGCTACGATCAAAACCATGCGCAGCAAAAGTCACCTGGTAACAGACTCCCGAATGCTTTGGTAAAATCCAGGTTGCCACAGAAAAGAATCTCCGAACCGGTAGATAGACCTTTGCGCGACCTAAGTCCAAAACGTATGAAAGCTAATAATAGGAATCTTCAGGAAGTGCGAACGGTAGATACTTTAAGTGCCACGAGTACCGAGAAGAAG GACGAAGAGAATGATCCGGAAATGGAGGAGTACAGAAAGAAAATGGAAGAACAGAAGCGACTTAGGGAAAAGATTTTACGTGAAAAGGAAAATAGGCGAAAAATGGCTGCGATGGAGAAACAAAGTGAAGAAGCTAAAACTGAAAGCAATGCGT cAAACGAAAGTGCACGGGATACGAAACCGATGTCGGTACTTATGGGAGTTGTAAAAGATGCTTCTACGAACAAAGGTCATATCGGTATTGGCAGAGGACGCGGTCGTCCTATCAATACACAAGCTACCGAG GCTGCAGTAGAGAAACCATCGTGCATACGAATTGTAAGAACAATACAGACTGCACAGCCGAACGAGTCGGTAGACTCTGCCAAGGACAATAACTCTGGGCACACGATTGTCCAAGCCAACGACAGTACCAAAGTTCTGAGTATGCAATCTGGTACGCGACGTGTCGTGATACAGAAATCGTTGTCGAATACTCACAAAATTGCCACCACTATCCAAAAAACAGTGTCGAATCTGCAAAAAGGTCAGGTGGTGTTGCAAAACAAGATAATTAGTCCTATGCAGGCTACAACTCAAAAAGCTGGTCAGAGTCAGTCGGACCCATCGAAGAAATTGATAATGGTCGGACAGAGGATCGGTAACAATCCGCAGAGAATCTTCAAACAAAAGCCAACTATAAGTCTACAGAAGACTATCGTCAGCGTGCAAGAAGCAACGAACGTTAATGCACAAAAGATCGTTGCGAATACCCAGAACAATCAAAGAATCGTACTTCAAAAGACGCTGGCTCAACAGAAAAAGTTATCAGAGATCAAAACGAATACCGTGAAGGTAGAAAATTTAGCAGCGAGCACATCCGAGGCACAAATTAGACGTATGTGTCAAGGGATTGGAACAATTGAG AGCATACACATGGGTGAACGTAGCGCAACAATTGTGTTTAAGACGCAATCCGCTGCCATGGTGTTTCACAAGAAATACCAGCGCAAAATGATAGACCTCTCGCTGATAACTGTTTGCCTTGTACCGCAATCGAGCGGGACTAAGACCACGGCTGCCGTTGTCAAAGTTTCTTAA
- the LOC143207672 gene encoding uncharacterized protein LOC143207672 isoform X1: MSRSHHRLQTFVKISESARIMSEHDDTLLDEDLGDEEYDLGNDEEEALLADDYELERQNSYKGEEETDDVLDLGVTDALDDDLDGEDENIELNRSNDNDFYEDGNQLEVPSKYYEQDDIDNYKNEQSRQKDERSANDNVNASSNIGKGDLREKLQKNAKIYAAATGQGMEDDECEEAKERRNRFQNERTIVSPKMNSNIPDSLENVVTSEPSKLMIYRGRGRGRSARGSRGGRFNIQNSGNFNPRFNNARNMNFDGQTPAACRPPLLEARPPFLLGVPNNVQNQQIIYQQPNSQVQPFQHYSPNGSLQGPTHFVDSRPQFNPNQFQGQVVPRIIGPRLDYGPRGNLPGSLQGPPYSHNHNHNHPPSQSSYGQIQPGPFQNSNVHGVQDNQTRLMQNNQGPLLQGNPGGSLLGNLNPLVASSVASAPAALLQGNQALPLQGFPRQPSQGPPMNHPNVQASNQPPFENRPTFQEAQFENRPVYDSRSGYSDQVPTSQFNTNSLTVPQQSSSNVPNVPLPPGHKILINPHFRGAVQSTNDAARLVWDSAQQQTPLSSQIPSSHFPQSVSSYQSQNPYGQTQQQGPPHYQQNYQQNKSDDPYAYFSDVWQENKSQKSQSGGTVGKQYSAESNYTRDGGYEAVSKYKSGHWDPKNSYQEDHRGAHQNYRDRDLQSKPRSDYIPKSRPPSSNTYRESYDQNHAQQKSPGNRLPNALVKSRLPQKRISEPVDRPLRDLSPKRMKANNRNLQEVRTVDTLSATSTEKKDEENDPEMEEYRKKMEEQKRLREKILREKENRRKMAAMEKQSEEAKTESNASNESARDTKPMSVLMGVVKDASTNKGHIGIGRGRGRPINTQATEAAVEKPSCIRIVRTIQTAQPNESVDSAKDNNSGHTIVQANDSTKVLSMQSGTRRVVIQKSLSNTHKIATTIQKTVSNLQKGQVVLQNKIISPMQATTQKAGQSQSDPSKKLIMVGQRIGNNPQRIFKQKPTISLQKTIVSVQEATNVNAQKIVANTQNNQRIVLQKTLAQQKKLSEIKTNTVKVENLAASTSEAQIRRMCQGIGTIESIHMGERSATIVFKTQSAAMVFHKKYQRKMIDLSLITVCLVPQSSGTKTTAAVVKVS; the protein is encoded by the exons ATGTCTCGTAGTCATCACAGACTGCAGACTTtcgttaaaatatcggaaagtGCACGTATAATGTCGGAACA CGACGATACTTTACTGGATGAAGACCTTGGAGACGAAGAATATGATCTTGGAAACGACGAGGAAGAGGCTCTTTTAGCGGATGATTATGAATTGGAGAGG CAGAATAGCTATAAGGGAGAAGAGGAGACAGATGATGTACTGGACTTAGGAGTTACCGACGCACTCGACGACGACTTAGATGGTGAAGATGAAAATATAGAATTGAATAGAAGTAATGACAATGATTTTTACGAAGATGGAAATCAACTAGAAGTTCCGTCGAAGTATTACGAGCAAGATGACATCGACAACTACAAAAATGAACAATCGCGTCAGAAAGATGAACGTTCGGCGAACGATAATGTTAATGCTTCTTCGAACATCGGCAAAGGAGATTTGCGAGAGAAGCTGCAGAAAAATGCAAAGATCTATGCAGCAGCGACTGGACAAGGCATGGAAGACGATGAATGCGAAGAGGCCAAGGAAAGGAGGAACAGGTTTCAAAACGAGAGAACTATAGTTTCACCGAAAATGAATAGCAATATTCCGGACAGTTTGGAGAACGTTGTAACATCTGAACCATCGAAGTTGATGATCTACAGAGGCCGCGGAAGAGGTCGAAGCGCAAGAGGAAGCCGCGGAGGAAGATTTAATATACAGAATTCTGGAAACTTTAATCCAAG ATTTAACAACGCGCGCAATATGAATTTCGACGGTCAAACACCAGCAGCGTGCAGACCACCGTTACTCGAAGCCAGGCCACCGTTTCTTCTTGGAGTACCGAACAACGTACAAAATCAGCAGATCATTTATCAACAACCAAACTCTCAAGTACAACCCTTCCAGCATTATTCTCCGAACGGTTCGCTTCAAGGTCCTACACATTTCGTAGATAGTAGGCCGCAATTCAATCCTAATCAATTTCAAGGTCAAGTTGTCCCACGAATCATTGGCCCGAGATTAGATTACGGGCCACGAGGTAACTTGCCGGGGTCGCTGCAAGGACCACCTTACAGCCACAACCACAACCATAATCATCCGCCGAGTCAATCGTCGTACGGTCAAATTCAACCAGGACCCTTTCAGAACTCGAACGTCCACGGCGTACAAGACAATCAAACTCGTCTGATGCAGAATAATCAAGGTCCCTTGTTGCAAGGAAATCCAGGAGGATCGTTACTTGGAAACCTGAATCCGTTGGTCGCTTCATCCGTCGCTTCAGCGCCTGCCGCGTTGTTACAAGGAAACCAGGCGTTGCCGCTGCAAGGATTTCCACGACAACCTTCCCAAGGGCCGCCTATGAATCATCCCAACGTACAAGCATCGAATCAGCCGCCTTTCGAGAATAGACCAACTTTTCAAGAGGCTCAGTTTGAGAATCGACCGGTTTACGATTCGCGGTCTGGTTATTCCGATCAAGTACCTACCAGCCAATTTAATACTAATTCGTTGACGGTACCGCAACAGTCCTCCTCCAATGTACCCAATGTACCTTTACCTCCAGGCCACAAGATTTTAATCAATCCTCACTTTCGGGGCGCTGTTCAATCGACCAACGACG CAGCAAGGCTGGTATGGGATTCCGCTCAACAACAAACACCTTTATCGTCGCAAATTCCTAGCAGTCACTTTCCACAATCCGTATCGTCTTATCAAAGTCAAAATCCCTATGGTCAGACGCAGCAACAAGGACCTCCGCACTACCAACAGAATTATCAACAAAACAAAAGCGAC GATCCTTATGCGTACTTCTCGGACGTGTGGCAAGAGAACAAGTCTCAGAAGAGTCAGAGTGGAGGAACTGTCGGTAAACAATATTCCGCCGAAAGTAATTACACACGAGATGGTGGCTACGAGGCTGTCTCCAAGTATAAGTCGGGTCACTGGGATCCGAAAAACAGTTACCAAGAA GATCATAGAGGAGCCCACCAGAATTATCGGGACAGAGATTTGCAATCGAAACCTAGAAGCGATTATATTCCAAAGAGTAGGCCACCCTCCTCGAATACGTACCGCGAGAGCTACGATCAAAACCATGCGCAGCAAAAGTCACCTGGTAACAGACTCCCGAATGCTTTGGTAAAATCCAGGTTGCCACAGAAAAGAATCTCCGAACCGGTAGATAGACCTTTGCGCGACCTAAGTCCAAAACGTATGAAAGCTAATAATAGGAATCTTCAGGAAGTGCGAACGGTAGATACTTTAAGTGCCACGAGTACCGAGAAGAAG GACGAAGAGAATGATCCGGAAATGGAGGAGTACAGAAAGAAAATGGAAGAACAGAAGCGACTTAGGGAAAAGATTTTACGTGAAAAGGAAAATAGGCGAAAAATGGCTGCGATGGAGAAACAAAGTGAAGAAGCTAAAACTGAAAGCAATGCGT cAAACGAAAGTGCACGGGATACGAAACCGATGTCGGTACTTATGGGAGTTGTAAAAGATGCTTCTACGAACAAAGGTCATATCGGTATTGGCAGAGGACGCGGTCGTCCTATCAATACACAAGCTACCGAG GCTGCAGTAGAGAAACCATCGTGCATACGAATTGTAAGAACAATACAGACTGCACAGCCGAACGAGTCGGTAGACTCTGCCAAGGACAATAACTCTGGGCACACGATTGTCCAAGCCAACGACAGTACCAAAGTTCTGAGTATGCAATCTGGTACGCGACGTGTCGTGATACAGAAATCGTTGTCGAATACTCACAAAATTGCCACCACTATCCAAAAAACAGTGTCGAATCTGCAAAAAGGTCAGGTGGTGTTGCAAAACAAGATAATTAGTCCTATGCAGGCTACAACTCAAAAAGCTGGTCAGAGTCAGTCGGACCCATCGAAGAAATTGATAATGGTCGGACAGAGGATCGGTAACAATCCGCAGAGAATCTTCAAACAAAAGCCAACTATAAGTCTACAGAAGACTATCGTCAGCGTGCAAGAAGCAACGAACGTTAATGCACAAAAGATCGTTGCGAATACCCAGAACAATCAAAGAATCGTACTTCAAAAGACGCTGGCTCAACAGAAAAAGTTATCAGAGATCAAAACGAATACCGTGAAGGTAGAAAATTTAGCAGCGAGCACATCCGAGGCACAAATTAGACGTATGTGTCAAGGGATTGGAACAATTGAG AGCATACACATGGGTGAACGTAGCGCAACAATTGTGTTTAAGACGCAATCCGCTGCCATGGTGTTTCACAAGAAATACCAGCGCAAAATGATAGACCTCTCGCTGATAACTGTTTGCCTTGTACCGCAATCGAGCGGGACTAAGACCACGGCTGCCGTTGTCAAAGTTTCTTAA
- the LOC143207672 gene encoding uncharacterized protein LOC143207672 isoform X3, which yields MSRSHHRLQTFVKISESARIMSEHDDTLLDEDLGDEEYDLGNDEEEALLADDYELERQNSYKGEEETDDVLDLGVTDALDDDLDGEDENIELNRSNDNDFYEDGNQLEVPSKYYEQDDIDNYKNEQSRQKDERSANDNVNASSNIGKGDLREKLQKNAKIYAAATGQGMEDDECEEAKERRNRFQNERTIVSPKMNSNIPDSLENVVTSEPSKLMIYRGRGRGRSARGSRGGRFNIQNSGNFNPRFNNARNMNFDGQTPAACRPPLLEARPPFLLGVPNNVQNQQIIYQQPNSQVQPFQHYSPNGQVVPRIIGPRLDYGPRGNLPGSLQGPPYSHNHNHNHPPSQSSYGQIQPGPFQNSNVHGVQDNQTRLMQNNQGPLLQGNPGGSLLGNLNPLVASSVASAPAALLQGNQALPLQGFPRQPSQGPPMNHPNVQASNQPPFENRPTFQEAQFENRPVYDSRSGYSDQVPTSQFNTNSLTVPQQSSSNVPNVPLPPGHKILINPHFRGAVQSTNDAARLVWDSAQQQTPLSSQIPSSHFPQSVSSYQSQNPYGQTQQQGPPHYQQNYQQNKSDDPYAYFSDVWQENKSQKSQSGGTVGKQYSAESNYTRDGGYEAVSKYKSGHWDPKNSYQEDHRGAHQNYRDRDLQSKPRSDYIPKSRPPSSNTYRESYDQNHAQQKSPGNRLPNALVKSRLPQKRISEPVDRPLRDLSPKRMKANNRNLQEVRTVDTLSATSTEKKDEENDPEMEEYRKKMEEQKRLREKILREKENRRKMAAMEKQSEEAKTESNASNESARDTKPMSVLMGVVKDASTNKGHIGIGRGRGRPINTQATEAAVEKPSCIRIVRTIQTAQPNESVDSAKDNNSGHTIVQANDSTKVLSMQSGTRRVVIQKSLSNTHKIATTIQKTVSNLQKGQVVLQNKIISPMQATTQKAGQSQSDPSKKLIMVGQRIGNNPQRIFKQKPTISLQKTIVSVQEATNVNAQKIVANTQNNQRIVLQKTLAQQKKLSEIKTNTVKVENLAASTSEAQIRRMCQGIGTIESIHMGERSATIVFKTQSAAMVFHKKYQRKMIDLSLITVCLVPQSSGTKTTAAVVKVS from the exons ATGTCTCGTAGTCATCACAGACTGCAGACTTtcgttaaaatatcggaaagtGCACGTATAATGTCGGAACA CGACGATACTTTACTGGATGAAGACCTTGGAGACGAAGAATATGATCTTGGAAACGACGAGGAAGAGGCTCTTTTAGCGGATGATTATGAATTGGAGAGG CAGAATAGCTATAAGGGAGAAGAGGAGACAGATGATGTACTGGACTTAGGAGTTACCGACGCACTCGACGACGACTTAGATGGTGAAGATGAAAATATAGAATTGAATAGAAGTAATGACAATGATTTTTACGAAGATGGAAATCAACTAGAAGTTCCGTCGAAGTATTACGAGCAAGATGACATCGACAACTACAAAAATGAACAATCGCGTCAGAAAGATGAACGTTCGGCGAACGATAATGTTAATGCTTCTTCGAACATCGGCAAAGGAGATTTGCGAGAGAAGCTGCAGAAAAATGCAAAGATCTATGCAGCAGCGACTGGACAAGGCATGGAAGACGATGAATGCGAAGAGGCCAAGGAAAGGAGGAACAGGTTTCAAAACGAGAGAACTATAGTTTCACCGAAAATGAATAGCAATATTCCGGACAGTTTGGAGAACGTTGTAACATCTGAACCATCGAAGTTGATGATCTACAGAGGCCGCGGAAGAGGTCGAAGCGCAAGAGGAAGCCGCGGAGGAAGATTTAATATACAGAATTCTGGAAACTTTAATCCAAG ATTTAACAACGCGCGCAATATGAATTTCGACGGTCAAACACCAGCAGCGTGCAGACCACCGTTACTCGAAGCCAGGCCACCGTTTCTTCTTGGAGTACCGAACAACGTACAAAATCAGCAGATCATTTATCAACAACCAAACTCTCAAGTACAACCCTTCCAGCATTATTCTCCGAACG GTCAAGTTGTCCCACGAATCATTGGCCCGAGATTAGATTACGGGCCACGAGGTAACTTGCCGGGGTCGCTGCAAGGACCACCTTACAGCCACAACCACAACCATAATCATCCGCCGAGTCAATCGTCGTACGGTCAAATTCAACCAGGACCCTTTCAGAACTCGAACGTCCACGGCGTACAAGACAATCAAACTCGTCTGATGCAGAATAATCAAGGTCCCTTGTTGCAAGGAAATCCAGGAGGATCGTTACTTGGAAACCTGAATCCGTTGGTCGCTTCATCCGTCGCTTCAGCGCCTGCCGCGTTGTTACAAGGAAACCAGGCGTTGCCGCTGCAAGGATTTCCACGACAACCTTCCCAAGGGCCGCCTATGAATCATCCCAACGTACAAGCATCGAATCAGCCGCCTTTCGAGAATAGACCAACTTTTCAAGAGGCTCAGTTTGAGAATCGACCGGTTTACGATTCGCGGTCTGGTTATTCCGATCAAGTACCTACCAGCCAATTTAATACTAATTCGTTGACGGTACCGCAACAGTCCTCCTCCAATGTACCCAATGTACCTTTACCTCCAGGCCACAAGATTTTAATCAATCCTCACTTTCGGGGCGCTGTTCAATCGACCAACGACG CAGCAAGGCTGGTATGGGATTCCGCTCAACAACAAACACCTTTATCGTCGCAAATTCCTAGCAGTCACTTTCCACAATCCGTATCGTCTTATCAAAGTCAAAATCCCTATGGTCAGACGCAGCAACAAGGACCTCCGCACTACCAACAGAATTATCAACAAAACAAAAGCGAC GATCCTTATGCGTACTTCTCGGACGTGTGGCAAGAGAACAAGTCTCAGAAGAGTCAGAGTGGAGGAACTGTCGGTAAACAATATTCCGCCGAAAGTAATTACACACGAGATGGTGGCTACGAGGCTGTCTCCAAGTATAAGTCGGGTCACTGGGATCCGAAAAACAGTTACCAAGAA GATCATAGAGGAGCCCACCAGAATTATCGGGACAGAGATTTGCAATCGAAACCTAGAAGCGATTATATTCCAAAGAGTAGGCCACCCTCCTCGAATACGTACCGCGAGAGCTACGATCAAAACCATGCGCAGCAAAAGTCACCTGGTAACAGACTCCCGAATGCTTTGGTAAAATCCAGGTTGCCACAGAAAAGAATCTCCGAACCGGTAGATAGACCTTTGCGCGACCTAAGTCCAAAACGTATGAAAGCTAATAATAGGAATCTTCAGGAAGTGCGAACGGTAGATACTTTAAGTGCCACGAGTACCGAGAAGAAG GACGAAGAGAATGATCCGGAAATGGAGGAGTACAGAAAGAAAATGGAAGAACAGAAGCGACTTAGGGAAAAGATTTTACGTGAAAAGGAAAATAGGCGAAAAATGGCTGCGATGGAGAAACAAAGTGAAGAAGCTAAAACTGAAAGCAATGCGT cAAACGAAAGTGCACGGGATACGAAACCGATGTCGGTACTTATGGGAGTTGTAAAAGATGCTTCTACGAACAAAGGTCATATCGGTATTGGCAGAGGACGCGGTCGTCCTATCAATACACAAGCTACCGAG GCTGCAGTAGAGAAACCATCGTGCATACGAATTGTAAGAACAATACAGACTGCACAGCCGAACGAGTCGGTAGACTCTGCCAAGGACAATAACTCTGGGCACACGATTGTCCAAGCCAACGACAGTACCAAAGTTCTGAGTATGCAATCTGGTACGCGACGTGTCGTGATACAGAAATCGTTGTCGAATACTCACAAAATTGCCACCACTATCCAAAAAACAGTGTCGAATCTGCAAAAAGGTCAGGTGGTGTTGCAAAACAAGATAATTAGTCCTATGCAGGCTACAACTCAAAAAGCTGGTCAGAGTCAGTCGGACCCATCGAAGAAATTGATAATGGTCGGACAGAGGATCGGTAACAATCCGCAGAGAATCTTCAAACAAAAGCCAACTATAAGTCTACAGAAGACTATCGTCAGCGTGCAAGAAGCAACGAACGTTAATGCACAAAAGATCGTTGCGAATACCCAGAACAATCAAAGAATCGTACTTCAAAAGACGCTGGCTCAACAGAAAAAGTTATCAGAGATCAAAACGAATACCGTGAAGGTAGAAAATTTAGCAGCGAGCACATCCGAGGCACAAATTAGACGTATGTGTCAAGGGATTGGAACAATTGAG AGCATACACATGGGTGAACGTAGCGCAACAATTGTGTTTAAGACGCAATCCGCTGCCATGGTGTTTCACAAGAAATACCAGCGCAAAATGATAGACCTCTCGCTGATAACTGTTTGCCTTGTACCGCAATCGAGCGGGACTAAGACCACGGCTGCCGTTGTCAAAGTTTCTTAA